The Phycisphaeraceae bacterium genome segment CCACGTATGGCGTCATGATCTTCCCCGCGCTGGGGTTCGCCAACATCTTCCCCATGCGGTTCTCCTTCGTGGCCGACCACTTTCAGTATCACGCCAGCATCGGCACGCTGGTGCTGGCGGCCGGCTCCTTCGCGTGGCTGGTGCGGAACGCGCGGCTGCGGCTGGCCGCGCTGACGCTGGCGTCGCTGATCTGCGCGGCGCTGACGTATCGCCAGGCGACGATCTACCACAACGAGGAGACGCTCTACACCCACACCATCGAGCGCAACCCCGCCGCGTGGATGGCGCAGACCAACCTGGCCAGCTGGTACCTGGGCCAGGCGGAGAAGCACCGTGTGCGGCAGGATGCGTCGGGCGTCGAGGACGCCGCCAGGAAGGCCGAGCGCCACGCCCGCGCCGCGCTGGAAGCCCGGCCCGGGCACGACGTGGCGTGCTCCAACCTCGCCGAAGCGCTGCGCATGCAGGGGCGGTACGACGAGGCGATGACGTGGCTCGACCGGGCGATCGAGTCGGCCAGCGCGGAACTGGCCGATCAGCAGCGCCGCGGCAATGAACTGAAGGTCCGTCTCGCCAGGTCCGATGTGGCCGAGTACAACGCGCTGCGCGGCCGCCTGTTTGAACTCATGCGTGAGCCGGAGCGGGCCATCGAGGCGTACGAACGGGCGATCGAAGTCGAGGATCTGCTGCTCGTACATGAGGCGCTCTCGCGCCTGTACGCCGCGGCGGGGCGGCTGGACCGTGCCGCGCCGCATTACGAGGCGATTCTGCGCAGGCACCCCAACGACATGCCGTCGCTGCTGGCGCTGGGCGAGCACCATCGTCAGGCGGGACGGTATCGCCAGGCGCGCGACCTGCTCGCCAAGGCGCTCGACGCGGCCCGCAGCCAGGACGAGGAGATGCAGGCGGCGTGGCGTCTGGGATGGCTCTGCGCCACGGCGCGGGACGACGCGGCGCGCGACGGTCGCTACGCCCTGCTCGTCGGCGAGATGATGGTGCGAATGACGGGCGGCTCCAGTCCGCACGCCTTCGACCTCTTCGCCGCGGCGCTGGCGGAAACGGGGCGTTTCGAGGAGGCCATTCACGCCGCCGAGCAGGCCCGCATCATCGCCCAGGCGCACAACCTGACCGACCTGCTGGCGGCCATTGAGGCCCGCCTGGAAGAGTACCGCGCGGGGCGGCCCCACCGGGAGTGAGATGGGTTGGGCAGACGAGCACAGGCGGGACGCCTGCGCCGCTGCTCATGCCTCCGGCGGCACGAAGGCCATCGTCACCT includes the following:
- a CDS encoding tetratricopeptide repeat protein, producing the protein MTFIAYSPTLQAEFIWDDNDYVWRNPALKSTQGLDGLRAIWTPRLTPQYYPMVFTSFWIEEQLYPDDPEARGGKAVIGYHLVNLLLHVASALLLAVTLRRVGLSAGVAWAASFLFALHPVHVETVAWVTERKNVLSMFFFLLAALAYLRFDREREGARSRQPSAISDPRKAHTPWSWYGLALLLFVAALLSKSVTASLPVVLGIALWWRGERLALRRLAPLLPMLALGAAAGLHTGYLERVHVGAIGADWDFTLLDRVVIASRAVLFYPWKILWPHPLLFVYPRWVIDSSSIMSYWAVGAGVVLLAVLLLIWRRGGLRGPLAAAATYGVMIFPALGFANIFPMRFSFVADHFQYHASIGTLVLAAGSFAWLVRNARLRLAALTLASLICAALTYRQATIYHNEETLYTHTIERNPAAWMAQTNLASWYLGQAEKHRVRQDASGVEDAARKAERHARAALEARPGHDVACSNLAEALRMQGRYDEAMTWLDRAIESASAELADQQRRGNELKVRLARSDVAEYNALRGRLFELMREPERAIEAYERAIEVEDLLLVHEALSRLYAAAGRLDRAAPHYEAILRRHPNDMPSLLALGEHHRQAGRYRQARDLLAKALDAARSQDEEMQAAWRLGWLCATARDDAARDGRYALLVGEMMVRMTGGSSPHAFDLFAAALAETGRFEEAIHAAEQARIIAQAHNLTDLLAAIEARLEEYRAGRPHRE